One genomic window of Ziziphus jujuba cultivar Dongzao chromosome 4, ASM3175591v1 includes the following:
- the LOC107416704 gene encoding putative UDP-glucose flavonoid 3-O-glucosyltransferase 3, producing the protein MDQIFNKSPIYIYIYVHINTPKNIFPTIILKHPIHKDICSLSSTFNIEKMKKAELVFIPIPGRGHLLSMVEFAKLLVARDPHLYVTILIMKLPFDTKVGAYTASLVSSSSNRINCIDLPINEKVYTESNPPVFMTSFIEDQKPHVKNAVTQLIQSRDVDDEDSPRLAGFVIDMFCTTMIDVANEFGIPTYVFFASGAGFLGLLFHLQHLSDNHNVNITEYENDPEAELVIPSFVNPFPSKVLPVLVLDKDGGPVMMNHARRIRETKGIIVNTFTELESHAVYSLSNGDHEFPPVYPVGPILNLRSDESHVGSVNQIQNSDIIRWLDNQPPSSVVFVCFGSMGSFSEDQVKEIAYGLEQSGQRFIWSLRPPPPTDKMGLPSDYLDPTVVLPEGFLGRTAEVGKVIGWAPQVEILSHSATGGFVSHCGWNSTLESLWFGVPIATWPIFAEQQLNAFQMVKEFGCAVEIKLDYRREFNSDGDDQAVVSAQEIERGIRRVMDDDSDIRKRTKEISEQSRRTLVDGGTSFSCLGHLINDILKKVS; encoded by the coding sequence ATGGACCAAATTTTCAACAaatcacctatatatatatatatatatgtacatataaacaCACCTAAAAATATATTCCCAACTATAATCCTAAAACACCCCATACACAAAGATATCTGTTCATTATCTTCTACTTTCAACATcgaaaaaatgaagaaagcaGAGTTAGTTTTCATCCCCATTCCAGGTAGAGGCCACCTTTTATCCATGGTAGAGTTTGCAAAACTACTCGTTGCTCGAGATCCTCATCTCTACGTCACAATTCTTATCATGAAGCTGCCGTTTGACACCAAGGTCGGAGCCTACACGGCTTCACTTGTGTCCTCATCTTCAAATCGTATCAACTGCATCGACCTCCCAATAAACGAAAAGGTTTACACAGAATCCAACCCCCCAGTCTTCATGACTTCATTCATAGAGGATCAGAAACCCCACGTCAAAAACGCTGTTACCCAACTCATCCAATCCCGGGACGTTGATGACGAAGACTCGCCTCGACTCGCCGGATTCGTCATCGACATGTTCTGTACCACCATGATTGACGTCGCTAATGAATTTGGGATTCCTACTTATGTGTTCTTCGCATCGGGTGCGGGATTTCTCGGCCTGTTGTTCCATCTTCAACACCTAAGTGACAACCATAATGTAAATATCACTGAGTATGAGAACGATCCAGAGGCTGAGTTAGTCATCCCGAGTTTTGTCAACCCGTTTCCTTCTAAGGTCTTGCCTGTGCTGGTGCTGGACAAGGATGGTGGTCCTGTAATGATGAACCATGCTAGAAGGATAAGAGAAACCAAGGGTATAATAGTAAATACGTTCACAGAGTTGGAATCACATGCCGTCTATTCTCTATCGAACGGTGATCATGAATTCCCTCCGGTTTATCCCGTGGGGCCTATATTGAACTTAAGAAGCGATGAAAGCCATGTTGGGTCGGTCAATCAAATTCAGAACTCAGACATCATAAGGTGGCTTGATAATCAACCGCCTTCATCTGTGGTGTTCGTATGCTTTGGGAGCATGGGAAGCTTCAGTGAGGATCAGGTGAAAGAGATTGCATACGGGCTGGAGCAGAGTGGGCAACGTTTCATTTGGTCACTACGCCCTCCCCCACCAACAGATAAGATGGGTTTACCAAGTGATTATTTAGACCCCACGGTGGTTCTTCCAGAGGGGTTCCTGGGTCGAACGGCTGAGGTTGGAAAGGTGATAGGATGGGCTCCACAAGTGGAGATCCTGTCCCACTCGGCAACAGGAGGCTTTGTATCGCACTGTGGGTGGAATTCTACACTAGAGAGTCTATGGTTTGGGGTTCCAATTGCCACGTGGCCGATATTTGCTGAGCAACAATTGAATGCATTTCAGATGGTGAAAGAGTTTGGATGTGCGGTGGAGATAAAGCTTGATTATAGAAGGGAATTTAATAGTGATGGTGATGATCAAGCGGTTGTGAGTGCAcaagagatagagagagggaTAAGGAGGGTGATGGATGATGATAGTGACATAAGGAAAAGGACAAAGGAGATAAGTGAACAGAGCAGAAGAACCTTAGTCGATGGTGGAACCTCATTTTCTTGCTTAGGACACCTTATCAATGATATCTTGAAGAAGGTGTCCTGA
- the LOC107416705 gene encoding putative UDP-glucose flavonoid 3-O-glucosyltransferase 3 has product MKKAELVVIPIPGRGHLVSMVEFAKLLVARDPRLYVTILIMKLPFDTKVGAYTASLVASSSNRIKCIDLPINEKVYTETNPPVYMTSFVEDQKPHVKNAVTQLIQSRDGDDDDSPRLAGFVIDMFCTTMIDVANEFGIPTYVFFASGAGFLGLLLHLQHLRDNHNVKITEFENDPEAELVIPSFVDPVPSKVLPLSVLDKDGGRVMMNHAKRIRETKGIIVNTFIELESHAVNSLSNGDDEFPPVYPVGPILYLQSDESHVGSVNQIQSSDIIKWLDNQPPSSVVFVCFGSLGSFSKDQVKEIAYGLEQSGQRFIWSLRPPPPTDKMGLPSDYLDPTVVLPEGFLDRTAKIGKVIGWAPQVEILSHCATGGFVSHCGWNSTLESLWFGVPIATWPIFFEQQLNAFQMVKEFGCAVDMKLDYRREFNSDGDDQAVVSAREIDGGIKRVMDDDGDIRKRAKEISEQSKKTLVDGGTSFSTLDHLINDILKNVS; this is encoded by the coding sequence ATGAAGAAAGCAGAGTTGGTTGTCATCCCCATTCCAGGTAGAGGCCACCTCGTATCCATGGTAGAGTTTGCTAAACTACTTGTTGCTCGAGATCCTCGTCTTTACGTCACAATTCTCATCATGAAGCTGCCGTTTGACACCAAGGTCGGAGCCTACACGGCTTCACTTGTGGCGTCATCTTCAAATCGTATCAAGTGCATCGACCTCCCGATAAACGAAAAGGTTTACACAGAAACCAACCCCCCTGTCTACATGACTTCATTCGTAGAGGATCAGAAACCCCACGTCAAAAACGCCGTTACCCAACTCATCCAATCCCGGGATGGTGATGACGACGACTCGCCTCGACTCGCTGGATTCGTCATCGACATGTTCTGTACCACCATGATTGACGTCGCTAATGAATTTGGGATTCCTACTTATGTGTTCTTCGCATCGGGTGCAGGATTCCTCGGCCTGTTGCTCCATCTTCAACATCTTAGAGACAACCATAATGTAAAGATCACTGAGTTTGAGAATGATCCAGAAGCAGAGTTAGTCATCCCGAGTTTTGTCGACCCGGTTCCTTCTAAGGTCTTGCCCCTGTCGGTGCTGGACAAGGATGGAGGTCGTGTAATGATGAATCATGCTAAAAGGATTAGAGAAACCAAGGGTATAATAGTAAATACGTTCATAGAGTTGGAATCACATGCCGTCAACTCTCTATCGAACGGTGATGATGAATTCCCTCCGGTTTATCCCGTGGGGCCCATATTGTACTTACAAAGCGATGAAAGCCATGTTGGGTCGGTCAATCAAATTCAAAGCTCGGACATCATAAAGTGGCTTGATAATCAACCGCCTTCATCTGTGGTGTTCGTGTGCTTTGGGAGCTTGGGAAGCTTTAGTAAGGATCAGGTTAAAGAGATTGCATACGGGCTGGAGCAGAGTGGGCAACGTTTCATTTGGTCACTACGCCCTCCCCCACCAACAGATAAGATGGGTTTACCAAGTGATTATTTAGACCCGACGGTTGTTCTTCCAGAGGGGTTTCTTGATCGAACGGCTAAGATTGGAAAGGTGATAGGATGGGCCCCACAAGTGGAGATCCTGTCCCACTGTGCAACAGGAGGCTTTGTATCGCATTGTGGGTGGAATTCTACACTAGAAAGTCTATGGTTTGGGGTTCCAATTGCCACATGGCCCATTTTTTTTGAGCAACAATTGAATGCATTTCAGATGGTGAAAGAGTTTGGATGTGCGGTGGATATGAAGCTTGATTATAGAAGGGAATTTAATAGTGATGGTGATGATCAAGCGGTTGTGAGTGCACGAGAGATAGACGGAGGGATAAAGAGGGTGATGGATGATGATGGTGACATAAGGAAAAGGGCAAAGGAGATTAGTGAACAGAGTAAAAAAACCTTAGTCGATGGTGGAACCTCATTTTCTACCTTAGACCACCTCATCAATGATATATTGAAGAATGTGTCTTGA